One segment of Brassica napus cultivar Da-Ae chromosome C3, Da-Ae, whole genome shotgun sequence DNA contains the following:
- the LOC111213331 gene encoding protein trichome birefringence-like 16 isoform X1 yields the protein MKSRTAHLLEFFFRMKRGALKRSARHISVVLVVLVCATVGIWTWDSNPTTAFLPPESRILKLETVAEEKAEKIPTAQNTETKDSYSSATPFVNKEQNKEDQTDNKDTEQKQKQVEEVSVSETNQGKPSPIEEKHLERVEHEVIVSEPKHQKTPTSEEKNLEQIEHEVIASEPKHQNTPTSEENKLKQVTQEVFVGEAEPNTTHIENTTSDPENKTLATEEAKKDNGSTSTASIVNQACNYAKGKWVVDKHRPLYSGRRCKPWLASMWACRLMQRKDFAFERLRWQPKDCSMENFEASKFLRRMQDKTLAFVGDSLGRQQFQSMMCMITGGKQRLNVHDVGPEFGFITPRGGARPGGWAYRFQETNTTVLYHWSSTLCDIQPIKISNPLTEHAMHLDRPPAFLRNYLHKIDVLVMNTGHHWNRGKLNGNRWVMHVNGVPNANRKLAALGDAKNFTIHSTVSWVSSQLTNHPGLKAFYRSLSPRHFVGGEWNTGGSCNNTTPMSIGKEVLQEESSDYSAGHAVKGTGVKLLDVTALSGVRDEGHISRFGVSASRGGQDCLHWCLPGVPDTWNEILFAMI from the exons ATGAAATCTAGAACAGCTCAtttattggaatttttttttaggatGAAAAGAGGAGCTCTTAAACGGAGTGCTAGGCATATCTCTGTTGTACTTGTTGTGCTTGTTTGTGCAACCGTCGGCATATGGACATGGGATAGTAATCCAACCACGGCCTTTCTTCCACCTGAAAGTCGAATTTTAAAGCTGGAAACAG TTGCAGAAGAAAAGGCTGAGAAAATACCTACGGCACAGAATACTGAAACTAAAGATAGCTACTCATCAGCTACACCCTTTGTAAACAAAG AGCAAAACAAAGAGGATCAGACCGATAATAAAGATACAgaacaaaaacagaaacaagTGGAAGAAGTTAGTGTCAGTGAGACGAATCAAGGGAAACCATCACCTATTGAAGAAAAGCACCTAGAGCGAGTGGAACATGAGGTTATTGTAAGTGAGCCAAAACATCAGAAGACACCAACTagtgaagaaaaaaatctagaaCAAATAGAACATGAAGTTATTGCAAGTGAGCCGAAACATCAGAACACACCAACTAGTgaagaaaataaactaaaacagGTGACACAAGAGGTTTTCGTTGGTGAGGCCGAACCAAATACAACACATATTGAAAACACTACTTCAGATCCAGAGAATAAAACTCTTGCAACAGAAGAAGCCAAGAAAGATAATGGTAGTACTTCAACCGCTTCCATCGTCAATCAAG CTTGCAATTACGCAAAAGGGAAATGGGTTGTGGACAAGCACCGTCCTTTGTATTCAGGACGTCGTTGCAAACCGTGGCTTGCCTCTATGTGGGCGTGCAGGTTAATGCAACGCAAAGACTTCGCCTTCGAAAGGCTAAGATGGCAACCTAAAGACTGCTCTATGGAAAACTTTGAGGCTTCCAAGTTCTTgagaag GATGCAGGACAAGACCCTAGCCTTCGTTGGAGACTCGTTAGGAAGACAACAGTTTCAATCCATGATGTGTATGATCACAGGAGGCAAGCAAAGACTCAATGTCCACGACGTGGGACCAGAGTTTGGATTCATAACTCCCAGAGGCGGAGCTCGTCCCGGTGGATGGGCTTATAGATTCCAAGAAACCAACACAACGGTCCTATACCACTGGTCATCAACCCTCTGCGACATACAACCGATCAAAATCTCCAACCCTTTAACCGAACACGCCATGCATCTAGATCGCCCACCTGCGTTCTTACGCAATTACCTTCACAAGATCGATGTCTTGGTGATGAACACGGGCCACCACTGGAACCGAGGGAAGCTCAACGGCAACAGATGGGTGATGCACGTGAACGGCGTCCCCAACGCTAACAGGAAGCTAGCCGCTCTTGGCGACGCCAAGAACTTCACGATCCACAGCACTGTGAGTTGGGTTAGCTCACAGCTCACTAACCATCCGGGTCTTAAGGCCTTCTACAGAAGCCTCTCCCCGAGACATTTTGTGGGAGGGGAGTGGAACACGGGAGGGAGCTGTAATAACACGACGCCAATGTCTATCGGGAAAGAGGTTTTGCAAGAGGAGTCTAGTGATTACAGCGCGGGACATGCGGTCAAAGGTACGGGGGTTAAGCTTTTGGACGTAACGGCGTTGTCTGGTGTTAGAGACGAAGGGCATATATCGAGGTTTGGTGTCTCGGCTTCGAGAGGAGGTCAGGATTGTCTCCATTGGTGCTTGCCTGGTGTTCCTGATACGTGGAATGAGATCCTTTTCGCAATGATATAA
- the LOC111213331 gene encoding protein trichome birefringence-like 16 isoform X2 — MKSRTAHLLEFFFRMKRGALKRSARHISVVLVVLVCATVGIWTWDSNPTTAFLPPESRILKLETEEKAEKIPTAQNTETKDSYSSATPFVNKEQNKEDQTDNKDTEQKQKQVEEVSVSETNQGKPSPIEEKHLERVEHEVIVSEPKHQKTPTSEEKNLEQIEHEVIASEPKHQNTPTSEENKLKQVTQEVFVGEAEPNTTHIENTTSDPENKTLATEEAKKDNGSTSTASIVNQACNYAKGKWVVDKHRPLYSGRRCKPWLASMWACRLMQRKDFAFERLRWQPKDCSMENFEASKFLRRMQDKTLAFVGDSLGRQQFQSMMCMITGGKQRLNVHDVGPEFGFITPRGGARPGGWAYRFQETNTTVLYHWSSTLCDIQPIKISNPLTEHAMHLDRPPAFLRNYLHKIDVLVMNTGHHWNRGKLNGNRWVMHVNGVPNANRKLAALGDAKNFTIHSTVSWVSSQLTNHPGLKAFYRSLSPRHFVGGEWNTGGSCNNTTPMSIGKEVLQEESSDYSAGHAVKGTGVKLLDVTALSGVRDEGHISRFGVSASRGGQDCLHWCLPGVPDTWNEILFAMI; from the exons ATGAAATCTAGAACAGCTCAtttattggaatttttttttaggatGAAAAGAGGAGCTCTTAAACGGAGTGCTAGGCATATCTCTGTTGTACTTGTTGTGCTTGTTTGTGCAACCGTCGGCATATGGACATGGGATAGTAATCCAACCACGGCCTTTCTTCCACCTGAAAGTCGAATTTTAAAGCTGGAAACAG AAGAAAAGGCTGAGAAAATACCTACGGCACAGAATACTGAAACTAAAGATAGCTACTCATCAGCTACACCCTTTGTAAACAAAG AGCAAAACAAAGAGGATCAGACCGATAATAAAGATACAgaacaaaaacagaaacaagTGGAAGAAGTTAGTGTCAGTGAGACGAATCAAGGGAAACCATCACCTATTGAAGAAAAGCACCTAGAGCGAGTGGAACATGAGGTTATTGTAAGTGAGCCAAAACATCAGAAGACACCAACTagtgaagaaaaaaatctagaaCAAATAGAACATGAAGTTATTGCAAGTGAGCCGAAACATCAGAACACACCAACTAGTgaagaaaataaactaaaacagGTGACACAAGAGGTTTTCGTTGGTGAGGCCGAACCAAATACAACACATATTGAAAACACTACTTCAGATCCAGAGAATAAAACTCTTGCAACAGAAGAAGCCAAGAAAGATAATGGTAGTACTTCAACCGCTTCCATCGTCAATCAAG CTTGCAATTACGCAAAAGGGAAATGGGTTGTGGACAAGCACCGTCCTTTGTATTCAGGACGTCGTTGCAAACCGTGGCTTGCCTCTATGTGGGCGTGCAGGTTAATGCAACGCAAAGACTTCGCCTTCGAAAGGCTAAGATGGCAACCTAAAGACTGCTCTATGGAAAACTTTGAGGCTTCCAAGTTCTTgagaag GATGCAGGACAAGACCCTAGCCTTCGTTGGAGACTCGTTAGGAAGACAACAGTTTCAATCCATGATGTGTATGATCACAGGAGGCAAGCAAAGACTCAATGTCCACGACGTGGGACCAGAGTTTGGATTCATAACTCCCAGAGGCGGAGCTCGTCCCGGTGGATGGGCTTATAGATTCCAAGAAACCAACACAACGGTCCTATACCACTGGTCATCAACCCTCTGCGACATACAACCGATCAAAATCTCCAACCCTTTAACCGAACACGCCATGCATCTAGATCGCCCACCTGCGTTCTTACGCAATTACCTTCACAAGATCGATGTCTTGGTGATGAACACGGGCCACCACTGGAACCGAGGGAAGCTCAACGGCAACAGATGGGTGATGCACGTGAACGGCGTCCCCAACGCTAACAGGAAGCTAGCCGCTCTTGGCGACGCCAAGAACTTCACGATCCACAGCACTGTGAGTTGGGTTAGCTCACAGCTCACTAACCATCCGGGTCTTAAGGCCTTCTACAGAAGCCTCTCCCCGAGACATTTTGTGGGAGGGGAGTGGAACACGGGAGGGAGCTGTAATAACACGACGCCAATGTCTATCGGGAAAGAGGTTTTGCAAGAGGAGTCTAGTGATTACAGCGCGGGACATGCGGTCAAAGGTACGGGGGTTAAGCTTTTGGACGTAACGGCGTTGTCTGGTGTTAGAGACGAAGGGCATATATCGAGGTTTGGTGTCTCGGCTTCGAGAGGAGGTCAGGATTGTCTCCATTGGTGCTTGCCTGGTGTTCCTGATACGTGGAATGAGATCCTTTTCGCAATGATATAA
- the LOC111213331 gene encoding protein trichome birefringence-like 16 isoform X3 translates to MKRGALKRSARHISVVLVVLVCATVGIWTWDSNPTTAFLPPESRILKLETVAEEKAEKIPTAQNTETKDSYSSATPFVNKEQNKEDQTDNKDTEQKQKQVEEVSVSETNQGKPSPIEEKHLERVEHEVIVSEPKHQKTPTSEEKNLEQIEHEVIASEPKHQNTPTSEENKLKQVTQEVFVGEAEPNTTHIENTTSDPENKTLATEEAKKDNGSTSTASIVNQACNYAKGKWVVDKHRPLYSGRRCKPWLASMWACRLMQRKDFAFERLRWQPKDCSMENFEASKFLRRMQDKTLAFVGDSLGRQQFQSMMCMITGGKQRLNVHDVGPEFGFITPRGGARPGGWAYRFQETNTTVLYHWSSTLCDIQPIKISNPLTEHAMHLDRPPAFLRNYLHKIDVLVMNTGHHWNRGKLNGNRWVMHVNGVPNANRKLAALGDAKNFTIHSTVSWVSSQLTNHPGLKAFYRSLSPRHFVGGEWNTGGSCNNTTPMSIGKEVLQEESSDYSAGHAVKGTGVKLLDVTALSGVRDEGHISRFGVSASRGGQDCLHWCLPGVPDTWNEILFAMI, encoded by the exons atGAAAAGAGGAGCTCTTAAACGGAGTGCTAGGCATATCTCTGTTGTACTTGTTGTGCTTGTTTGTGCAACCGTCGGCATATGGACATGGGATAGTAATCCAACCACGGCCTTTCTTCCACCTGAAAGTCGAATTTTAAAGCTGGAAACAG TTGCAGAAGAAAAGGCTGAGAAAATACCTACGGCACAGAATACTGAAACTAAAGATAGCTACTCATCAGCTACACCCTTTGTAAACAAAG AGCAAAACAAAGAGGATCAGACCGATAATAAAGATACAgaacaaaaacagaaacaagTGGAAGAAGTTAGTGTCAGTGAGACGAATCAAGGGAAACCATCACCTATTGAAGAAAAGCACCTAGAGCGAGTGGAACATGAGGTTATTGTAAGTGAGCCAAAACATCAGAAGACACCAACTagtgaagaaaaaaatctagaaCAAATAGAACATGAAGTTATTGCAAGTGAGCCGAAACATCAGAACACACCAACTAGTgaagaaaataaactaaaacagGTGACACAAGAGGTTTTCGTTGGTGAGGCCGAACCAAATACAACACATATTGAAAACACTACTTCAGATCCAGAGAATAAAACTCTTGCAACAGAAGAAGCCAAGAAAGATAATGGTAGTACTTCAACCGCTTCCATCGTCAATCAAG CTTGCAATTACGCAAAAGGGAAATGGGTTGTGGACAAGCACCGTCCTTTGTATTCAGGACGTCGTTGCAAACCGTGGCTTGCCTCTATGTGGGCGTGCAGGTTAATGCAACGCAAAGACTTCGCCTTCGAAAGGCTAAGATGGCAACCTAAAGACTGCTCTATGGAAAACTTTGAGGCTTCCAAGTTCTTgagaag GATGCAGGACAAGACCCTAGCCTTCGTTGGAGACTCGTTAGGAAGACAACAGTTTCAATCCATGATGTGTATGATCACAGGAGGCAAGCAAAGACTCAATGTCCACGACGTGGGACCAGAGTTTGGATTCATAACTCCCAGAGGCGGAGCTCGTCCCGGTGGATGGGCTTATAGATTCCAAGAAACCAACACAACGGTCCTATACCACTGGTCATCAACCCTCTGCGACATACAACCGATCAAAATCTCCAACCCTTTAACCGAACACGCCATGCATCTAGATCGCCCACCTGCGTTCTTACGCAATTACCTTCACAAGATCGATGTCTTGGTGATGAACACGGGCCACCACTGGAACCGAGGGAAGCTCAACGGCAACAGATGGGTGATGCACGTGAACGGCGTCCCCAACGCTAACAGGAAGCTAGCCGCTCTTGGCGACGCCAAGAACTTCACGATCCACAGCACTGTGAGTTGGGTTAGCTCACAGCTCACTAACCATCCGGGTCTTAAGGCCTTCTACAGAAGCCTCTCCCCGAGACATTTTGTGGGAGGGGAGTGGAACACGGGAGGGAGCTGTAATAACACGACGCCAATGTCTATCGGGAAAGAGGTTTTGCAAGAGGAGTCTAGTGATTACAGCGCGGGACATGCGGTCAAAGGTACGGGGGTTAAGCTTTTGGACGTAACGGCGTTGTCTGGTGTTAGAGACGAAGGGCATATATCGAGGTTTGGTGTCTCGGCTTCGAGAGGAGGTCAGGATTGTCTCCATTGGTGCTTGCCTGGTGTTCCTGATACGTGGAATGAGATCCTTTTCGCAATGATATAA
- the LOC111213331 gene encoding protein trichome birefringence-like 16 isoform X4, which translates to MKRGALKRSARHISVVLVVLVCATVGIWTWDSNPTTAFLPPESRILKLETEEKAEKIPTAQNTETKDSYSSATPFVNKEQNKEDQTDNKDTEQKQKQVEEVSVSETNQGKPSPIEEKHLERVEHEVIVSEPKHQKTPTSEEKNLEQIEHEVIASEPKHQNTPTSEENKLKQVTQEVFVGEAEPNTTHIENTTSDPENKTLATEEAKKDNGSTSTASIVNQACNYAKGKWVVDKHRPLYSGRRCKPWLASMWACRLMQRKDFAFERLRWQPKDCSMENFEASKFLRRMQDKTLAFVGDSLGRQQFQSMMCMITGGKQRLNVHDVGPEFGFITPRGGARPGGWAYRFQETNTTVLYHWSSTLCDIQPIKISNPLTEHAMHLDRPPAFLRNYLHKIDVLVMNTGHHWNRGKLNGNRWVMHVNGVPNANRKLAALGDAKNFTIHSTVSWVSSQLTNHPGLKAFYRSLSPRHFVGGEWNTGGSCNNTTPMSIGKEVLQEESSDYSAGHAVKGTGVKLLDVTALSGVRDEGHISRFGVSASRGGQDCLHWCLPGVPDTWNEILFAMI; encoded by the exons atGAAAAGAGGAGCTCTTAAACGGAGTGCTAGGCATATCTCTGTTGTACTTGTTGTGCTTGTTTGTGCAACCGTCGGCATATGGACATGGGATAGTAATCCAACCACGGCCTTTCTTCCACCTGAAAGTCGAATTTTAAAGCTGGAAACAG AAGAAAAGGCTGAGAAAATACCTACGGCACAGAATACTGAAACTAAAGATAGCTACTCATCAGCTACACCCTTTGTAAACAAAG AGCAAAACAAAGAGGATCAGACCGATAATAAAGATACAgaacaaaaacagaaacaagTGGAAGAAGTTAGTGTCAGTGAGACGAATCAAGGGAAACCATCACCTATTGAAGAAAAGCACCTAGAGCGAGTGGAACATGAGGTTATTGTAAGTGAGCCAAAACATCAGAAGACACCAACTagtgaagaaaaaaatctagaaCAAATAGAACATGAAGTTATTGCAAGTGAGCCGAAACATCAGAACACACCAACTAGTgaagaaaataaactaaaacagGTGACACAAGAGGTTTTCGTTGGTGAGGCCGAACCAAATACAACACATATTGAAAACACTACTTCAGATCCAGAGAATAAAACTCTTGCAACAGAAGAAGCCAAGAAAGATAATGGTAGTACTTCAACCGCTTCCATCGTCAATCAAG CTTGCAATTACGCAAAAGGGAAATGGGTTGTGGACAAGCACCGTCCTTTGTATTCAGGACGTCGTTGCAAACCGTGGCTTGCCTCTATGTGGGCGTGCAGGTTAATGCAACGCAAAGACTTCGCCTTCGAAAGGCTAAGATGGCAACCTAAAGACTGCTCTATGGAAAACTTTGAGGCTTCCAAGTTCTTgagaag GATGCAGGACAAGACCCTAGCCTTCGTTGGAGACTCGTTAGGAAGACAACAGTTTCAATCCATGATGTGTATGATCACAGGAGGCAAGCAAAGACTCAATGTCCACGACGTGGGACCAGAGTTTGGATTCATAACTCCCAGAGGCGGAGCTCGTCCCGGTGGATGGGCTTATAGATTCCAAGAAACCAACACAACGGTCCTATACCACTGGTCATCAACCCTCTGCGACATACAACCGATCAAAATCTCCAACCCTTTAACCGAACACGCCATGCATCTAGATCGCCCACCTGCGTTCTTACGCAATTACCTTCACAAGATCGATGTCTTGGTGATGAACACGGGCCACCACTGGAACCGAGGGAAGCTCAACGGCAACAGATGGGTGATGCACGTGAACGGCGTCCCCAACGCTAACAGGAAGCTAGCCGCTCTTGGCGACGCCAAGAACTTCACGATCCACAGCACTGTGAGTTGGGTTAGCTCACAGCTCACTAACCATCCGGGTCTTAAGGCCTTCTACAGAAGCCTCTCCCCGAGACATTTTGTGGGAGGGGAGTGGAACACGGGAGGGAGCTGTAATAACACGACGCCAATGTCTATCGGGAAAGAGGTTTTGCAAGAGGAGTCTAGTGATTACAGCGCGGGACATGCGGTCAAAGGTACGGGGGTTAAGCTTTTGGACGTAACGGCGTTGTCTGGTGTTAGAGACGAAGGGCATATATCGAGGTTTGGTGTCTCGGCTTCGAGAGGAGGTCAGGATTGTCTCCATTGGTGCTTGCCTGGTGTTCCTGATACGTGGAATGAGATCCTTTTCGCAATGATATAA